From a single Eremothecium sinecaudum strain ATCC 58844 chromosome III, complete sequence genomic region:
- the EMP24 gene encoding Emp24p (Syntenic homolog of Ashbya gossypii AFR165C; Syntenic homolog of Saccharomyces cerevisiae YGL200C (EMP24)), translated as MKLLTFIWFLLFSLIHKVYAHNVLLPAYGRRCFFEQLGRGDELSISFQFGNRDPQSSEQLTGDFIVYGASRGEELKFLRDVSHGEVTINANADGKYKYCFLNERSGIVTKDVSFNIYGVVYVDLDDPVSNTLDGAVRRLSKLTKEIKNEQSYIVIRERTHRNTAESTNDRVKWWSIFQLAVVVAQSLFQIYYLKRFFEVTSYV; from the coding sequence ATGAAGTTATTAACTTTTATTTGGTTTTTattgttttctttaatCCATAAAGTTTACGCTCATAATGTTCTTTTACCCGCATATGGCCGCCGTTGTTTCTTTGAACAATTAGGTCGCGGAGATGAACTTTCAAtctcttttcaatttgGTAATAGAGATCCTCAATCTTCTGAGCAGTTGACAGGTGACTTTATTGTATATGGAGCCTCTCGTGGTGAAGAATTGAAGTTCTTGAGGGATGTTTCGCATGGGGAAGTTACCATCAATGCTAATGCAGATGGAAAATATAAATACTGCTTCCTAAACGAAAGAAGCGGAATTGTAACAAAGGATGTCTCTTTCAATATTTACGGTGTGGTTTACGTTGACCTGGATGATCCAGTGTCCAACACATTGGACGGCGCCGTTAGAAGGCTATCAAAATTAACTAAGGAAATCAAGAATGAGCAATCTTACATTGTCATCAGAGAAAGAACACATAGAAATACTGCTGAATCTACCAATGACAGAGTGAAGTGGTGGTCCATCTTCCAACTTGCTGTTGTTGTAGCACAGTCCTTGTTCCAGATCTACTATTTGAAGAGATTTTTCGAAGTCACTTCTTATGTTTAA
- the GLC7 gene encoding type 1 serine/threonine-protein phosphatase catalytic subunit GLC7 (Syntenic homolog of Ashbya gossypii AFR166C; Syntenic homolog of Saccharomyces cerevisiae YER133W (GLC7); 1-intron in Ashbya gossypii) yields the protein METPTVDIDNIIDRLLEVRGSKPGQHVDLEEHEIRYLCSKARSIFIKQPILLELEAPIKICGDIHGQYYDLLRLFEYGGFPPESNYLFLGDYVDRGKQSLETICLLLAYKIKYPENFFILRGNHECASINRIYGFYDECKRRYNIKLWKTFTDCFNCLPIAAIIDEKIFCMHGGLSPDLNTMEQIRRVMRPTDIPDVGLLCDLLWSDPDKDIVGWSENDRGVSFTFGPDVVSRFLQKQDMELICRAHQVVEDGYEFFSKRQLVTLFSAPNYCGEFDNAGAMMSVDESLLCSFQILKPAVKPSAGRGQPKKKK from the exons ATGGAGACACCTACTGTGGATATTGATAACATCATTGACAGATTGTTAGAGGTTAGAGGTTCAAAACCAGGGCAGCATGTCGATTTAGAAGAGCATGAAATCCGATATCTATGTTCCAAAGCGCGTTCTATCTTCATTAAGCAACCTATTCTACTTGAGCTAGAGGCTCCTATTAAA ATTTGCGGTGATATTCATGGCCAATATTACGATTTGCTACGTCTTTTTGAATATGGTGGATTTCCACCAGAATCAAACTATCTTTTCCTAGGAGACTATGTAGACCGAGGGAAGCAGTCTTTGGAAACTATATGTCTACTGCTTGCTTACAAGATTAAATATCCAGAGAATTTTTTTATTCTTCGTGGAAATCACGAATGTGCCTCTATTAACAGAATCTACGGTTTCTACGATGAGTGTAAGAGGCGTTATAACATCAAGCTATGGAAGACGTTCACAGACTGTTTCAACTGTTTGCCGATCGCGGCCATCATAGACGAAAAAATCTTCTGTATGCATGGTGGTTTATCGCCTGATTTGAACACTATGGAACAGATTAGAAGAGTCATGAGACCAACGGATATTCCTGATGTTGGTTTGCTATGTGATTTATTATGGTCCGATCCGGACAAGGATATTGTTGGGTGGTCTGAAAATGATAGAGGTGTTTCGTTCACATTTGGCCCAGACGTGGTTTCAAGGTTTCTACAGAAGCAAGATATGGAATTAATCTGCAGAGCACACCAGGTTGTTGAGGACGGTTATGAattcttttcaaaaagGCAGTTGGTCACGCTATTTAGCGCGCCAAACTACTGTGGCGAGTTTGATAATGCCGGTGCTATGATGAGTGTTGACGAGAGTTTGTTATGTTCATTTCAAATTCTAAAACCGGCAGTCAAACCGAGTGCTGGCAGAGGTCAaccaaagaagaaaaaatAG
- the YIP4 gene encoding Yip4p (Syntenic homolog of Ashbya gossypii AFR167W; Syntenic homolog of Saccharomyces cerevisiae YGL198W (YIP4)): protein MSATLGDFEIEADLLDPIETTTTNVGQQPKSARGTLDESIRSTLKRDVDNIHARLREVVYPHFPMGIWAGRETNSQIYKHNTDLWAPLVFVILNSLIMSNSQHSLFSSVFVLNWAVIAVIATHIKLIHTGESISWLAYVSMGGYCMFPLVLNSLLNVVCYPLLLRLFLSGAWELRVLYLVRIFSIILFSLWAYASICAVSRCQGFAERYPLGMCLFGLGILSMTLSSAH from the coding sequence ATGTCTGCTACACTTGGTGATTTTGAGATTGAAGCAGATTTACTCGACCCAATTGAGACTACTACTACCAATGTTGGCCAACAGCCAAAAAGTGCTCGTGGGACGCTGGATGAAAGCATACGGTCAACGTTGAAGAGAGATGTTGATAACATACATGCCCGATTGCGGGAGGTAGTGTATCCACACTTCCCCATGGGAATCTGGGCTGGCAGAGAGACGAATTCGCAGATATATAAGCATAACACCGATCTCTGGGCTCCGTTAGTATTTGTGATCCTGAACTCGCTTATCATGTCCAATAGTCAGCACTCGCTATTTTCTAGCGTTTTTGTGCTTAATTGGGCTGTGATAGCAGTAATTGCGACTCATATCAAGCTTATACATACTGGTGAGTCCATATCGTGGCTTGCATACGTGTCGATGGGTGGATATTGTATGTTTCCCCTTGTTTTAAATTCTCTGCTGAACGTAGTTTGCTACCCTCTACTCTTAAGGCTGTTTTTGTCAGGAGCTTGGGAACTTAGGGTACTCTATTTAGTACGGATTTTTAGCATTATCCTCTTTTCATTGTGGGCATACGCTTCCATATGTGCCGTGTCGCGCTGCCAGGGGTTCGCAGAGAGATATCCTTTAGGTATGTGTCTATTTGGCTTGGGGATATTGTCTATGACGCTATCAAGCGCTCATTGA
- a CDS encoding HCL278Wp (Syntenic homolog of Ashbya gossypii AFR168W; Syntenic homolog of Saccharomyces cerevisiae YGL197W (MDS3) and YER132C (PMD1)), producing the protein MLPLLPASTTCRTLRLPTLDSAQTVEFSPLEQKKLMLDCRTGAATAIGRSSIYVHGGLTIGLNLSEINSMHVQQELMMYFARRKESNFKNLCEYISKEAFHLDLITGKWERLRPPSDEESAESTFREHDVEDIGPESTARQNEKSYAATSAVFTDENTKRTHITSTKDIAPGSEIGGGVSPDISRHQQQNDIRERIFHAICCYDGGLYAFGGLVASAQSDYELVATNELWRFDIRSRVWKLLSNDQRVIRRFNHAIHVLYEHDDSHDTYIVIVGGLNNMDKPVTKIDLYNITRNRWESYPDLNEDMSSDEFEALAVKHLDANIDGKGVKIVPELGFCVVIETNEDRRPTLAFYSSIKGSHMNPEDTEENPFVLIPLVDYAIGVRLKTDIAGKYSQTRPRIPFDLSYASGNIFACSIIFAGFSSDLQACNNACYIYDIPSGKWTRLNATCGHSGIERHRFWKLFVWESHHKAIMLGSSTHDKCLPSVQKFETLISMRLNLTNIFPTAKVPLSLPNLVPNSAKSDSSPMVPPPAFQKEHSTLKMDQFDNYSKYIVPPSEITSIRSVFPSFAMALGKDALEIHGRSLADFEFITEEGESVCVPTILLRKRWGRFFDNLLAQDYTQVSSSFDLGIPFKDSSKPFEASSSNLVTSMGYFTGSSKDDGVSPEGQSSSDNTAKNMQGMKSSLSSYSFHAKKSRSFVYVHLNNDASPDASSSTTSSEHELKESLSSPSPPALTDAYKKSGAATTSSTGGMVFRMPFKESSERVKKDSTSQPPTDIALCDKEGTDKQRRSSYTVGSGRHSSKAARFRRASHPAPNIRELPITAERYVTSQVNSRKASLASNLSSISYVSSNSDRMGNRTFRRNSDDVHLRNKLNFKIPLPAAHSPPSDPPPLPPPVWSSDMLAGNNRRPSDHSMTGAIRSMISSPSSSRCSSSFHEFEHPTAQFVTSRQTKSDDADPFRSSSPFTGPTSEKPFQKIPELDLDSKVTSFLSYQSPESSFARSPGILPRTTVTSTMDSSNSINSATFVVKGSELEPLLIPRSLYLPWPLDTIKAFAEFFYTGQVNGKWKLSPVALQLLTIAKQYELPLLYDLISEVFYSIVGKKEKSLHLLTQQLKETLIGKVKELFNNNPVKVDEYLSTSFCYQELTEDEISLSSISDGYIDINLMKKLSISSTNNPDPAGGSDAYQGRGFSIDSGSTTQTPVVSTAPVETSSQHHLYPDNPDYYPPETGRFPLHSKNATAISRKKSATVSTLLNRPDEYSKPLLSNPRNDTTSSDDASDQYHGIASTYGEGLESRGKDPSATKDDVFTVSASTISSSVPADYDRAGEAMPNLATKGTGDELSIQSSDSGSDAAGLGMVPSTKIEEKIRKRDSDNSIDPLKLTKEHVSTNIFSIFDKAGPRAEDPNSVEHTTLDYLASPHALPPVDYVIKLIYEASVLSSETLLTTRCLLCLHISKSLKSTRLRLSKELAELESKIAGEIPHYSLDPNATATPPEHQGRASKYTYGLSTLYRKQSDDLPEQKSYQKSTDTIESSSVDNRHETDQHLRKAARTSVSSSQDPSNSFYQKNPYISRSNHGAIISQSSLTLPNQSPTLKPKKHKESTGSPTGNAFSFFIRKR; encoded by the coding sequence ATGCTTCCTCTGTTGCCGGCGTCTACGACATGTCGTACGTTGAGGCTCCCTACACTGGACTCCGCGCAAACGGTTGAGTTCAGTCCCTTGGAGCAGAAAAAGCTTATGCTTGATTGTAGAACTGGAGCTGCAACAGCGATTGGTCGCTCATCAATCTATGTTCATGGTGGCCTTACTATAGGGTTAAACTTGTCTGAGATTAACTCTATGCATGTCCAACAGGAATTAATGATGTACTTTGCCCGAAGGAAGGAATCCAACTTTAAGAACTTATGTGAATATATATCAAAGGAAGCGTTTCACCTGGATTTGATAACTGGCAAGTGGGAAAGATTACGCCCTCCTTCGGATGAAGAGAGTGCTGAGAGTACATTTAGGGAACATGATGTGGAAGATATTGGCCCTGAGAGCACTGCCAGGCAAAATGAAAAATCATATGCTGCTACAAGTGCAGTATTTACTGATGAAAATACAAAGCGTACTCATATTACTTCAACGAAGGATATAGCGCCTGGTTCTGAAATTGGCGGTGGCGTTAGTCCGGATATAAGTCGACACCAACAACAGAATGATATAAGAGAACGGATATTTCATGCTATATGTTGTTACGATGGTGGACTTTACGCTTTTGGAGGTTTAGTTGCATCGGCACAATCAGATTATGAGCTGGTTGCTACTAACGAGTTATGGAGGTTCGATATCCGCTCAAGAGTGTGGAAGCTTCTATCTAACGATCAGCGTGTTATACGGCGCTTCAACCATGCTATTCATGTTCTATATGAACATGATGACAGTCATGATACATACATTGTGATAGTTGGTGGATTGAACAACATGGATAAACCTGTTACTAAGATTGATTTATATAATATAACGCGGAACCGGTGGGAATCGTATCCGGACCTAAACGAGGATATGTCCAGCGATGAATTCGAAGCCTTGGCTGTGAAACACCTTGATGCGAATATTGATGGTAAAGGCGTTAAAATAGTACCAGAGTTAGGTTTCTGTGTTGTAATTGAGACGAATGAGGACCGAAGGCCGACCTTAGCGTTCTATTCTTCAATAAAAGGTAGCCACATGAACCCTGAAGATACTGAAGAAAACCCATTTGTACTAATCCCGCTGGTCGACTATGCAATAGGTGTGAGGTTAAAAACAGACATAGCTGGGAAATATTCCCAAACAAGACCAAGAATTCCGTTTGATCTTAGTTACGCCAGTGGAAATATATTTGCCTGTAGTATTATTTTCGCTGGATTCAGCTCCGACTTACAAGCGTGTAATAACGCATGCTATATTTATGACATCCCATCAGGTAAATGGACGCGTTTAAATGCTACTTGCGGGCATTCTGGTATTGAGAGGCATAGGTTTTGGAAGCTCTTTGTATGGGAATCCCATCATAAGGCCATCATGTTAGGGTCTTCGACCCATGACAAATGCTTGCCCTCCGTGCAGAAATTTGAAACCTTAATATCCATGCGACTAAATCTAACAAATATTTTTCCTACTGCAAAAGTCCCATTGAGCTTACCTAACCTCGTACCGAATTCTGCTAAGTCAGATTCATCTCCGATGGTCCCACCACCAGCGTTTCAAAAGGAGCACTCTACATTAAAGATGGACCAGTTTGATAACTACTCCAAGTACATTGTTCCACCTTCAGAAATCACATCCATTAGGTCTGTGTTCCCATCTTTTGCAATGGCATTGGGAAAGGATGCTTTAGAGATTCATGGCAGGTCATTGGCAGACTTTGAATTTATCACCGAAGAAGGTGAATCTGTCTGTGTTCCAACAATTTTACTGCGGAAGAGATGGGGCAGATTCTTCGATAATTTATTAGCACAGGATTACACTCAggtttcttcttcctttgATCTGGGCATACCTTTTAAAGACAGTTCGAAACCATTTGAGGCgtcttcttcaaatttgGTAACGTCTATGGGTTATTTTACTGGCAGTAGTAAAGACGATGGTGTGAGCCCTGAAGGACAAAGCTCATCAGATAATACTGCGAAAAATATGCAGGGAATGAAGTCCAGTCTCAGTAGTTATTCTTTCCATGCTAAGAAGTCGAGGTCATTCGTATATGTTCATCTCAATAATGATGCCTCTCCGGATGCAAGCAGTTCTACTACTTCCTCTGAGCATGAACTGAAAGAATCCCTTAGTTCACCTTCTCCTCCAGCGCTTACAGATGCTTATAAGAAGTCTGGTGCAGCTACAACCAGCTCTACTGGAGGAATGGTATTTAGGATGCCTTTCAAAGAAAGTTCTGAAAGGGtgaaaaaagattcaacTTCACAGCCGCCGACTGACATTGCCTTGTGTGATAAGGAAGGTACAGATAAGCAAAGAAGATCTTCATATACTGTTGGAAGTGGTCGACACTCTTCTAAGGCTGCTAGATTTAGGCGTGCATCTCATCCTGCACCCAATATCCGGGAATTACCCATTACTGCCGAACGTTATGTTACAAGCCAAGTGAACTCAAGGAAAGCTTCACTTGCTTCAAATTTAAGCTCTATCTCTTACGTCAGTTCTAATTCGGACCGTATGGGAAATCGAACATTCCGCAGAAATAGTGATGATGTCCATCTGCGAAATAAACTCAACTTCAAGATCCCTTTACCTGCTGCACATAGCCCACCATCGGATCCACCGCCGCTTCCCCCGCCAGTTTGGTCTAGTGATATGCTGGCAGGTAATAACCGAAGACCCTCCGATCATTCTATGACCGGAGCCATCAGATCTATGATCTCTAGTCCATCTTCTTCAAGGTGTTCGTCCTCATTCCATGAGTTTGAACACCCTACTGCTCAGTTCGTTACCTCCCGGCAGACAAAAAGCGATGATGCAGATCCGTTCCGCTCTTCCTCCCCCTTTACTGGACCAACTAGTGAAAAGCCATTCCAAAAAATACCAGAGCTTGATTTAGATTCGAAGGTCACTTCTTTCCTTTCATACCAATCCCCAGAGTCTAGCTTTGCCAGAAGCCCAGGTATCCTTCCAAGGACGACTGTCACATCTACTATGGATAGCTCCAACAGTATTAATTCTGCGACTTTTGTGGTAAAAGGCAGCGAGTTAGAGCCGCTACTGATTCCAAGATCATTGTATTTACCTTGGCCTCTTGATACTATAAAAGCATTCGCAGAGTTTTTTTATACAGGTCAAGTTAACGGAAAGTGGAAACTTTCCCCAGTAGCGTTGCAATTGCTGACAATCGCAAAGCAGTATGAACTTCCTCTGCTTTATGACTTGATATCTGAAGTTTTCTATTCAATAGTTGGGAAGAAAGAAAAAAGCTTGCACTTGTTGACACAGCAACTAAAGGAGACTTTGATCGGAAAAGTAAAAGAACTGTTTAATAATAATCCTGTGAAAGTTGATGAGTACCTTTCAACAAGTTTTTGCTATCAGGAATTAACAGAAGATGAAATTTCGCTTAGCTCAATCTCTGACGGATATATTGACATTAACTTAATGAAGAAGCTTTCTATTTCTTCAACGAACAATCCAGATCCAGCAGGTGGTTCTGATGCATATCAAGGAAGGGGATTTTCGATAGATTCGGGCTCCACTACTCAAACACCCGTTGTATCTACAGCCCCAGTTGAAACATCCTCTCAGCATCATCTATACCCAGATAATCCTGACTATTATCCCCCTGAAACTGGAAGATTTCCCTTACATTCCAAAAACGCTACTGCTATCAGCAGGAAGAAATCAGCAACCGTTTCCACCTTATTAAATAGGCCTGACGAGTATTCGAAACCGCTACTCAGCAATCCGCGTAATGACACAACTTCCTCAGATGATGCTAGCGATCAGTACCATGGCATAGCCAGCACATATGGGGAAGGTTTAGAAAGTAGGGGCAAAGATCCATCTGCCACCAAGGATGATGTCTTTACCGTCAGCGCTTCAACCATAAGCTCGTCTGTGCCCGCGGACTATGATCGTGCTGGAGAAGCTATGCCTAACTTAGCAACTAAAGGCACAGGTGATGAATTGTCAATACAAAGCTCGGATTCTGGTAGCGATGCCGCTGGTCTTGGCATGGTACCTTCAACTAAGATCGAGGAGAAAATTCGCAAGCGTGACTCCGACAATTCGATAGACCCATTAAAGCTCACTAAAGAGCACGTCAGTACAAATATTTTCAGCATTTTTGATAAAGCAGGCCCCAGGGCTGAAGATCCTAACTCCGTGGAGCATACTACTCTCGACTATCTAGCTTCTCCTCATGCATTGCCTCCTGTTGACTACGTTATCAAGCTAATATACGAAGCATCGGTATTGTCAAGTGAAACATTGTTGACCACAAGGTGTCTACTGTGTTTACATATATCCAAATCTCTAAAATCTACTAGGCTGCGACTTTCTAAAGAACTGGCAGAGCTGGAGTCCAAAATTGCTGGAGAAATTCCCCACTATAGTTTAGACCCCAATGCCACTGCTACGCCCCCTGAACACCAGGGCAGAGCTTCTAAATATACTTATGGTCTTTCAACCTTATATCGAAAGCAGAGTGATGATCTTCCTGAACAAAAATCGTACCAAAAGTCTACAGATACGATAGAAAGCTCCTCAGTAGACAATAGGCACGAAACTGATCAGCACTTGCGAAAGGCCGCAAGGACGTCAGTTTCCTCCTCCCAAGACCCATCCAATTCCTTCTACCAAAAAAATCCTTATATCTCTCGCTCTAATCATGGCGCCATTATATCACAGTCCAGTCTAACCCTACCGAACCAAAGCCCAACCTTGAAGCCCAAAAAGCATAAGGAATCAACAGGATCGCCTACGGGCAACGCTTTTTCATTCTTCATAAGGAAGAGGTAA